The proteins below come from a single uncultured Carboxylicivirga sp. genomic window:
- a CDS encoding Crp/Fnr family transcriptional regulator: protein MPVKKKPEAFEPTIKDISKLYDILSEEEKEFLQANHSTLFYKKNDIIYRESDNPTGLLCLGSGKVKIFKEGVGRREQIVRMASAPDFIGYRALFAEDTHIAAAEVIEPCTIFHVPRNVIYELLKTNPGLSMLFMKSMAKELGFARYRTVTLTQKHIRGRLAESLCVLKEVYGYEEDGQTLSVYLSREDLANFSNMTTSNAIRTLTTFVNEKVLAVNGRVIKILDEETLEKISRLG, encoded by the coding sequence ATGCCGGTAAAGAAAAAGCCTGAAGCATTTGAGCCTACCATTAAGGACATATCCAAACTATATGATATTCTCAGTGAAGAAGAAAAGGAGTTTCTTCAAGCCAATCACTCAACGTTGTTTTATAAGAAAAATGACATCATTTATCGCGAGAGTGATAACCCAACCGGATTACTTTGTTTAGGATCGGGCAAAGTCAAAATTTTTAAAGAAGGTGTTGGTCGTAGAGAACAAATAGTAAGGATGGCAAGTGCTCCTGATTTTATTGGATACAGAGCCCTTTTTGCTGAAGATACTCATATAGCTGCTGCCGAAGTTATTGAACCTTGTACCATTTTTCATGTACCTCGCAACGTTATATACGAGCTGTTAAAAACTAATCCCGGCTTATCGATGCTCTTTATGAAATCGATGGCAAAAGAATTGGGTTTTGCTCGATATCGTACCGTTACCCTAACACAAAAACATATTAGAGGCCGGTTAGCCGAAAGCTTGTGTGTACTAAAAGAAGTTTATGGATACGAAGAAGACGGCCAAACACTGAGTGTATATTTGTCGCGCGAAGATTTAGCCAACTTCTCGAATATGACCACATCCAATGCCATTCGTACTTTAACCACTTTTGTAAACGAAAAAGTACTAGCTGTAAACGGTCGGGTCATTAAAATTTTAGACGAAGAAACCCTCGAAAAGATTTCTCGCCTAGGATAA
- a CDS encoding thymidine kinase, with translation MFLENKANRDSQRGWIEVIVGSMFSGKTEELLRRLKRAEIAKQRVEIFKPMVDVRYSDTEVVSHDSNAIRSTPVESSGNILLLSSNVSVVGIDEAQFFDNGLIDVCHKLANQGIRVIIAGLDMDFKGKPFGPMPGLLATAEYVTKVHAICMRCGDLAHFSHRLSQDEKLVLLGEKAEYEPLCRKCYAKIN, from the coding sequence ATGTTTCTTGAAAATAAGGCAAATAGAGACTCTCAAAGGGGTTGGATTGAGGTAATTGTAGGTTCAATGTTTTCGGGTAAAACCGAAGAATTACTGAGAAGATTAAAAAGAGCAGAGATTGCTAAACAAAGGGTTGAGATTTTTAAACCCATGGTGGATGTGCGTTACAGCGACACTGAAGTCGTTTCACACGATTCAAATGCCATTCGTTCTACACCCGTTGAGTCATCGGGAAATATTCTTTTATTGAGTAGTAATGTTAGTGTGGTGGGTATCGACGAAGCTCAGTTTTTTGATAATGGTTTGATTGATGTGTGTCATAAACTTGCCAATCAGGGAATCAGGGTTATTATTGCTGGTTTGGATATGGATTTTAAAGGCAAACCTTTTGGGCCCATGCCGGGATTGCTTGCCACTGCTGAGTATGTTACAAAAGTTCATGCAATTTGTATGCGTTGCGGTGATTTAGCTCATTTTTCACACCGTTTATCGCAAGATGAAAAATTAGTTTTACTGGGTGAAAAAGCTGAATACGAACCACTGTGTCGTAAATGTTACGCTAAAATAAATTAA
- a CDS encoding DUF4494 domain-containing protein, translated as MQNLFECKVKYEKIDEASGKEKKVSETYLIDAVSFTEAESRIYKEMEMMVRGEFMVTNIRKANYTEIFDNEDGDRWFKSKVSFASVDEKSGKEKKVSNQILVMASNVKDAYDKIQQGMGGMTVDFEINAISESPIMDFFAYFSDGTDVEIPEHLKSIGRREIPNDDAEEEVIEEEDIADEQGYDEEEEL; from the coding sequence ATGCAAAATTTGTTTGAGTGCAAGGTTAAATATGAAAAGATAGACGAAGCGTCGGGGAAAGAGAAAAAAGTGAGTGAAACCTATTTGATAGATGCTGTTTCATTTACCGAAGCTGAATCACGAATTTATAAGGAAATGGAAATGATGGTTCGTGGCGAATTTATGGTTACCAATATCCGAAAAGCTAATTATACAGAGATTTTTGATAACGAAGACGGCGACCGTTGGTTCAAAAGTAAAGTATCGTTTGCCTCGGTTGACGAAAAATCGGGTAAAGAAAAGAAAGTAAGCAATCAGATTTTAGTTATGGCAAGTAACGTAAAAGATGCTTACGATAAAATTCAGCAAGGCATGGGTGGTATGACTGTTGATTTTGAAATTAATGCAATTTCCGAAAGTCCTATTATGGATTTCTTTGCTTATTTCAGTGATGGAACAGATGTTGAAATACCTGAGCATCTTAAATCAATTGGTCGTAGAGAAATACCCAATGATGATGCTGAAGAAGAGGTGATTGAAGAGGAAGATATAGCTGATGAGCAAGGTTATGATGAAGAAGAAGAATTGTAA
- the rsmI gene encoding 16S rRNA (cytidine(1402)-2'-O)-methyltransferase: MGKLFVVPTPIGNLEDITLRAIRVLKEVDFILAEDTRTTGFLLKHLEVHTRMMSHHKFNEHATVENVVNRLLAGESAALVSDAGTPAISDPGYLVVRKCLDEGVEVECLPGATALIPAIVNSGLPNDRFCFEGFLPQKKGRKTKLESLMNESRTMIFYESPYRLVKTLTQFAEHFGNDRNASVSRELSKLHEENKQGTLEELIQYFSSKTVKGEIVIVVEGSAQK, translated from the coding sequence ATGGGCAAATTATTTGTTGTTCCGACTCCCATCGGCAACCTTGAAGATATTACTCTACGTGCCATAAGGGTACTTAAAGAGGTAGATTTTATTTTGGCTGAAGATACCCGCACAACCGGTTTCTTACTTAAACATCTTGAGGTGCACACACGCATGATGTCGCATCATAAGTTTAACGAACATGCCACTGTTGAAAACGTAGTAAACCGACTTTTAGCCGGCGAAAGTGCCGCATTGGTAAGTGATGCTGGTACTCCTGCCATTTCCGACCCTGGCTATCTAGTGGTTCGTAAATGCCTTGATGAAGGTGTAGAAGTTGAATGCTTACCCGGAGCTACGGCTCTAATACCGGCCATTGTTAACTCTGGTTTACCTAACGATCGTTTCTGTTTTGAAGGATTTTTGCCACAGAAAAAGGGCAGAAAAACAAAACTAGAATCGTTGATGAACGAGAGCAGAACTATGATTTTTTACGAGTCGCCTTATCGCCTTGTGAAAACCCTTACGCAATTTGCCGAGCATTTTGGAAACGATCGTAACGCTTCTGTTTCGAGAGAATTAAGTAAACTACACGAAGAAAACAAACAAGGAACTCTGGAAGAACTTATACAATATTTCTCATCCAAAACCGTTAAAGGAGAAATAGTGATTGTGGTAGAAGGAAGCGCACAAAAGTAA
- a CDS encoding BamA/TamA family outer membrane protein: MNNLDSLRFAKIENKNFRIMPYVAPSYTPETEFLLTAGGLITFKTQKWNKLLNRSSIPFSFGYSSTGAITINIQNVIYFTDDKLRTIGEFIYKDMPDNYWGVGYDNGVDIEKSAATTGYQRLYWRFYEKCMVRTYKDLFVGAVVDFNGTEATALNANMQDDEYVLANGTNINNTGLGVAIEYDTRDFVQNAYEGVFVSASMLFFQRWLGANTSFRVFELDYRQYRQIKRKRRTLAWNFKSRFSFGDEVPWSDMAMLGGPFNMRGYTLGRFRDKNAMSATVEYRHMFKRKTLNKRGNYDSPFGYVGWVGAGTVAPSLLECSKWLPNAGIGARVEIQPRMNIRVDYGIGKGETGFYVTFSEAF, translated from the coding sequence TTGAATAATTTAGATTCACTTCGGTTTGCAAAAATCGAAAATAAGAATTTTAGGATAATGCCTTATGTGGCCCCATCGTATACTCCCGAAACAGAGTTTCTGTTAACGGCTGGTGGCTTAATTACGTTTAAAACTCAAAAATGGAATAAATTACTGAATCGTTCTTCCATTCCTTTTTCATTTGGTTATAGTTCCACTGGTGCGATAACAATAAATATTCAGAATGTAATTTATTTTACTGATGATAAGTTACGCACCATTGGTGAGTTTATTTATAAAGATATGCCCGATAACTATTGGGGGGTTGGTTATGATAATGGTGTAGATATTGAAAAATCTGCCGCTACCACAGGGTATCAACGCTTGTATTGGCGCTTTTACGAAAAATGTATGGTACGAACCTATAAAGATTTGTTTGTGGGAGCTGTAGTTGATTTTAATGGAACAGAGGCTACTGCCTTAAATGCAAATATGCAAGATGATGAGTATGTATTGGCAAATGGTACAAATATTAATAACACAGGATTAGGTGTGGCTATCGAGTACGATACGCGCGATTTTGTACAAAATGCATACGAGGGAGTTTTTGTAAGTGCTTCAATGTTATTTTTTCAGAGATGGTTGGGAGCAAATACTAGTTTTAGGGTATTTGAATTGGACTATCGACAGTACCGTCAAATCAAACGAAAGCGACGTACCTTAGCCTGGAATTTTAAATCCCGATTCTCATTTGGCGATGAGGTGCCTTGGTCGGATATGGCTATGTTGGGAGGACCATTTAATATGAGAGGGTATACTTTAGGGCGATTTCGCGATAAGAATGCGATGAGTGCTACCGTTGAATACCGACACATGTTCAAAAGAAAAACACTTAATAAGAGAGGGAATTATGATAGTCCATTTGGATATGTGGGGTGGGTAGGAGCTGGAACTGTTGCTCCTTCGCTACTGGAATGTAGTAAATGGTTGCCAAATGCCGGAATTGGTGCTCGAGTCGAAATTCAACCTCGTATGAATATCCGTGTAGATTATGGAATTGGTAAAGGAGAAACGGGCTTTTATGTTACTTTTTCTGAGGCATTTTAA
- a CDS encoding phosphopantetheine-binding protein, producing the protein MNAKAIRRNLYKVLRKTGVPKSRISENATFRDELFVDDLDMNFFLFYLETKFNLRIKNDEVLQLTSVQSTLDYLQKHCA; encoded by the coding sequence ATGAATGCAAAAGCGATTAGACGAAATTTGTACAAAGTTTTAAGAAAAACTGGTGTACCAAAGAGTCGAATTAGTGAAAATGCCACGTTTCGTGATGAGCTTTTTGTGGACGATTTAGACATGAATTTTTTCCTTTTTTATTTGGAAACAAAATTTAATTTAAGAATAAAAAACGACGAAGTATTGCAATTAACTTCTGTACAATCAACACTTGATTACCTACAGAAACATTGCGCATAG
- a CDS encoding porin family protein, with product MQRKLFILAGLFICILTNAQTEKKTRLGFLLSPQISWMSSDEAGVNSNGSLFGYNFGILMDRFFDTNYALSTGLTINTVGGKLTYDATDDYEKTNATYRLKYIEVPFSLKLLTNEFHRSRYFGQFGLYTQYNIKATDGDNNSRSKEINFFDMGYQIGGGMEYSLGGSTYLTLGLIYKGGFLDVTDHLIDDRANLKRLDIQLGVIF from the coding sequence ATGCAAAGAAAGCTTTTTATTCTGGCAGGTTTGTTCATCTGTATATTAACCAACGCCCAAACAGAGAAAAAAACTCGTCTAGGTTTTTTATTAAGTCCACAAATTTCGTGGATGAGCTCAGACGAAGCTGGGGTTAATTCAAACGGTAGCTTATTTGGATACAATTTTGGTATTCTGATGGATCGTTTTTTCGACACCAATTATGCCTTATCAACAGGCTTAACCATTAATACCGTTGGAGGTAAACTAACCTACGATGCTACCGATGATTATGAAAAAACAAACGCTACTTACCGTTTAAAATACATTGAGGTTCCGTTTAGTTTAAAACTGTTAACAAACGAGTTTCATCGCTCGCGTTACTTTGGCCAATTTGGATTGTATACACAATACAACATTAAAGCCACCGATGGTGATAACAATAGCCGAAGTAAAGAAATTAACTTTTTTGACATGGGATACCAAATTGGCGGAGGTATGGAATATTCACTGGGAGGGAGTACATATTTAACTCTTGGCCTGATTTACAAAGGTGGTTTCCTTGATGTAACTGACCATCTTATTGACGACAGAGCCAACCTAAAAAGACTCGACATTCAACTCGGTGTAATATTTTAG
- a CDS encoding L-serine ammonia-lyase produces MMESIKEIYKIGSGPSSSHTMGPKKAAEMFLKRQPDAASYEVTLFGSLAATGKGHLTDWAIEQVFANRKLKINWRPNVFLPRHSNALSFTAFNDMGIELDSWTAYSVGGGTVIDDFRQEETQALYELTTLDAILKYCDDNGMHLWEYVEHVEGKEIWTYLAKVWDVMSQAIDKGLDEEGTLPGALKLPRKAAAYYTKAKNFSGQMERRSMIFAYALAVSEQNASGGTIVTAPTCGASGVLPAVLKFTKVYYDASEKKILRALATAGLIGNLVKYNASISGAEVGCQGEVGTACAMASAAATQLFGGSIYQIEYSAEMGLEHHLGLTCDPIAGLVQIPCIERNAFAAARALNHNTYVLLSDGRHRITFDEVVKAMKQTGHDLPNLYKETSTGGLAVCHENKKMCNSL; encoded by the coding sequence ATGATGGAGTCAATTAAAGAGATATATAAAATTGGTAGCGGACCTTCGAGCAGCCATACCATGGGGCCGAAAAAAGCGGCAGAGATGTTTTTGAAACGTCAGCCCGATGCAGCTAGTTATGAGGTCACTTTATTTGGAAGTTTGGCAGCTACCGGTAAAGGTCACTTAACCGATTGGGCCATTGAGCAGGTTTTTGCTAATCGTAAATTAAAAATTAATTGGCGACCAAATGTATTTTTGCCCCGTCATTCGAATGCATTATCATTTACGGCTTTTAATGATATGGGGATTGAACTGGATAGCTGGACTGCCTACAGTGTTGGCGGAGGTACGGTTATTGACGATTTCAGGCAGGAAGAAACACAAGCACTATATGAATTAACAACTCTGGACGCTATTCTTAAATATTGCGATGATAATGGGATGCATTTATGGGAGTATGTTGAGCATGTCGAAGGTAAAGAAATATGGACTTATCTTGCCAAGGTATGGGATGTAATGAGTCAGGCAATTGATAAAGGTTTAGACGAAGAAGGAACGTTACCGGGAGCTCTTAAATTGCCCCGCAAGGCGGCTGCTTATTATACGAAAGCAAAAAACTTTAGTGGGCAGATGGAACGTCGCTCAATGATTTTTGCCTATGCTTTGGCCGTATCAGAGCAAAATGCTTCGGGAGGAACCATTGTAACGGCCCCAACTTGTGGCGCCAGCGGTGTTTTGCCAGCCGTTCTAAAGTTTACTAAAGTTTATTATGATGCATCCGAGAAAAAGATTTTACGAGCATTGGCTACTGCCGGATTAATTGGTAATCTGGTTAAGTATAATGCTTCTATTTCTGGAGCCGAAGTGGGATGCCAGGGAGAGGTAGGTACCGCTTGTGCAATGGCTTCGGCTGCCGCCACACAATTGTTTGGTGGAAGTATTTATCAAATCGAATATTCGGCAGAAATGGGTTTGGAGCATCATCTGGGGTTAACCTGCGATCCGATTGCTGGATTAGTTCAAATTCCTTGTATTGAACGAAATGCTTTTGCGGCTGCAAGAGCACTTAATCATAACACCTATGTGTTACTATCAGATGGAAGGCATCGAATTACCTTTGATGAAGTAGTAAAAGCCATGAAACAGACCGGTCACGATTTGCCTAATCTGTATAAAGAAACATCGACCGGAGGACTGGCCGTTTGTCATGAAAACAAAAAAATGTGCAACTCACTATAA
- a CDS encoding bifunctional UDP-N-acetylmuramoyl-tripeptide:D-alanyl-D-alanine ligase/alanine racemase, which yields MAQITLKQFAEYAGGYLAGKSDGIIERIAFDSRKLLLTEGALFIAINGINHNGHSYITNLYNRGVRAFLVEKDFDYSLYANAGFVVVDNSVEALHKVVVNVRKSFTYPVVGITGSNGKTIVKEWAGRILEKQLKVGRSPRSYNSQLGVPLSIFMLDDQLDIALLEAGVSMPGEMDALQKMIDPQIGIITNIGQAHQENFTSLQQKLFEKLKLFQSADVVLFNADDELIKAGVSSYLPQVKKFTYGREVTADLQILKSELLSTGRMLELVYSDKRFQIEVPFNDEASVENILVSVLLSLYLKLDIQQVSDVVKTLQPVAMRLEQKEGINNCILIDDAYNSDLTSLELALDFLDQLGSKKGLSKTLILSDIVQSGMTPDVWYVHIQQLMKLKNIERFIGIGPELFKATGGKNAYRSTEEFLSHVHANCFKDEAILLKGSRSFSFEYISSFLEQRRHKTILEVDLNALMHNVQVFRSLLKPGVKMLAMVKAFSYGSGSFEIANVLQHQKIDYLGVAFADEGIELREAGINLPIIVMNPEVSSFPLMLQYDLEPEIYSFHLLERYLKAAQRQGGEQVSIHIKIDTGMNRMGFLPHQIDSLIDYLNNSPLLKVATAFSHLAGSDEAFLDDFTRKQGELFRECCKKLEEGIGYSFIRHILNSAGIERFPDFQMEMVRVGIGMYGISAVGQDLKNVASLKSYVSQLKKVPKGATIGYGRKGLANDDKTIAIVPVGYADGLNRLLSNGLGYVFVNRQKSPIVGNICMDMCMVDVTGLTVVEGDEVEIFGEQITIDQMAQLLNTIPYEILTGISRRVKRVYFLE from the coding sequence ATGGCTCAAATTACGCTCAAACAATTTGCTGAATACGCTGGTGGATATTTGGCAGGAAAGTCAGATGGAATAATTGAGCGTATTGCTTTCGATAGCCGTAAATTACTACTAACCGAAGGGGCTTTATTTATTGCCATCAACGGTATAAATCATAACGGACATTCCTATATTACCAACTTATACAACCGGGGAGTTAGAGCTTTTTTGGTTGAAAAAGATTTTGATTATTCTTTATATGCTAACGCTGGTTTTGTAGTTGTTGATAACTCAGTTGAAGCTCTGCATAAAGTTGTTGTTAATGTGCGAAAGAGTTTTACGTATCCGGTAGTGGGAATAACCGGAAGTAATGGAAAAACCATTGTGAAAGAGTGGGCTGGGCGTATTTTAGAAAAGCAGCTTAAAGTGGGGCGTTCTCCCCGCAGTTATAACAGTCAACTGGGTGTTCCTCTCTCTATTTTCATGCTTGATGATCAATTGGATATAGCATTGCTTGAAGCTGGTGTGTCGATGCCTGGTGAGATGGATGCTTTACAGAAAATGATTGATCCTCAAATTGGAATTATTACCAATATAGGTCAGGCTCATCAGGAAAATTTCACATCGCTACAACAAAAATTGTTCGAAAAGCTTAAGCTGTTTCAGTCTGCTGATGTGGTTTTGTTTAATGCCGATGATGAGCTTATTAAAGCTGGAGTAAGCAGTTATTTGCCTCAGGTAAAAAAGTTCACTTATGGGAGAGAGGTAACTGCCGATTTACAAATACTAAAGTCAGAATTACTATCAACCGGTAGGATGCTTGAGTTAGTTTATTCTGATAAAAGATTTCAAATCGAAGTTCCATTTAATGATGAAGCTTCAGTAGAAAATATTTTGGTGTCTGTATTACTCTCTTTGTATTTAAAGTTGGATATACAGCAGGTGAGCGATGTGGTTAAAACATTGCAGCCCGTTGCCATGCGACTTGAACAAAAGGAAGGAATAAATAATTGTATTCTCATTGATGATGCCTATAATTCCGATTTAACATCGCTTGAGTTAGCCTTGGATTTTCTCGATCAGCTTGGTTCAAAAAAAGGCTTGAGCAAAACACTGATTCTTTCTGATATTGTTCAAAGTGGTATGACACCCGATGTTTGGTATGTGCATATTCAGCAACTGATGAAGCTTAAAAATATTGAGCGTTTTATAGGAATTGGACCAGAGTTATTTAAGGCAACCGGAGGTAAGAATGCATATCGCTCAACCGAAGAGTTTTTGAGCCATGTTCATGCCAATTGCTTTAAAGATGAGGCAATACTGTTAAAAGGTTCGCGATCTTTTTCGTTTGAATATATCTCTTCTTTTCTTGAGCAACGTCGTCATAAAACCATTCTGGAGGTTGATTTAAATGCCTTGATGCATAATGTGCAAGTGTTTCGTTCGTTGTTAAAACCAGGTGTTAAGATGTTGGCAATGGTAAAAGCTTTTTCGTATGGCAGTGGCTCGTTCGAAATTGCCAATGTTTTGCAGCATCAGAAGATTGATTATCTGGGCGTGGCTTTTGCCGATGAAGGAATTGAATTGCGCGAAGCCGGAATTAATCTTCCTATTATTGTGATGAATCCCGAAGTCAGTAGTTTTCCACTAATGCTACAATACGATTTGGAACCCGAGATTTATAGCTTTCATTTACTCGAAAGATACTTGAAGGCTGCACAAAGACAGGGAGGTGAACAGGTATCTATTCATATTAAAATAGATACCGGAATGAATCGAATGGGTTTCTTACCTCACCAGATAGATTCGTTGATTGATTATTTGAATAATTCTCCACTTTTAAAAGTAGCAACTGCTTTTTCGCATCTTGCTGGTAGTGATGAAGCTTTTCTTGATGATTTCACCCGAAAGCAAGGTGAATTATTTCGAGAGTGTTGCAAAAAACTGGAAGAGGGTATTGGTTATTCTTTTATTCGTCATATATTAAATTCGGCAGGCATCGAGCGTTTCCCTGATTTTCAGATGGAAATGGTTCGTGTTGGTATTGGTATGTATGGAATATCAGCTGTTGGACAGGATTTGAAAAATGTGGCTTCTTTAAAATCGTATGTTTCGCAACTTAAAAAAGTGCCCAAAGGTGCAACCATTGGCTATGGGCGAAAAGGACTAGCCAATGATGATAAAACCATTGCTATTGTTCCCGTTGGGTATGCCGATGGATTAAACCGATTGTTGAGTAATGGCCTTGGTTATGTGTTTGTCAATCGTCAAAAATCACCCATTGTTGGTAATATCTGTATGGATATGTGTATGGTAGATGTTACAGGATTGACTGTTGTGGAAGGCGATGAAGTAGAAATATTTGGTGAGCAAATTACTATTGACCAAATGGCTCAACTACTGAATACCATACCTTATGAGATACTTACCGGAATCAGTAGAAGAGTAAAACGTGTGTATTTTCTTGAATAG
- a CDS encoding YjjG family noncanonical pyrimidine nucleotidase codes for MERRYTHLFFDLDHTLWDFETNSEETLIELFDTFELKRYFNDFNDFHDRYEYHNLYLWSQYRKGNVDKKTLNTQRFYLPFSEVGFDDIEIAKKFAEQYLTISPTKTKLFPNTLDVLEKLKPHYQMHIITNGFREVQNKKLINSGLATYFKNIYISELIGVQKPHPYFFDYFIKSCNISKKEALVIGDSLEADIEGAIKSGIDQVFFNSKQQQHDKKITHEISELDQLLPLLL; via the coding sequence ATGGAAAGAAGATACACGCATTTATTTTTCGACTTGGATCATACGCTTTGGGATTTCGAAACTAATTCGGAAGAAACACTGATTGAGTTATTTGATACTTTTGAATTGAAAAGATATTTCAACGATTTCAACGATTTTCATGATCGATACGAATATCACAATCTTTATTTATGGAGTCAGTATAGAAAAGGTAATGTTGATAAAAAAACATTAAATACACAGCGTTTCTATCTTCCATTTTCGGAGGTTGGATTTGATGATATTGAAATAGCGAAAAAATTTGCCGAACAATATCTTACTATCAGTCCTACTAAAACAAAGCTATTTCCTAACACCTTGGATGTACTTGAAAAGTTGAAACCTCATTACCAAATGCATATTATAACCAATGGTTTTCGCGAGGTACAGAACAAAAAACTGATTAATAGTGGACTAGCCACTTATTTCAAAAATATTTATATCTCAGAATTAATTGGTGTTCAAAAACCTCATCCTTATTTCTTCGACTATTTTATAAAGAGTTGTAATATTAGCAAAAAAGAAGCTTTGGTAATTGGCGATAGTTTGGAAGCTGATATTGAGGGAGCCATCAAATCGGGAATCGATCAGGTATTTTTTAATAGTAAACAGCAACAACACGACAAAAAGATAACACACGAAATTAGCGAATTGGATCAACTGCTGCCTTTATTGTTATAA
- a CDS encoding NAD+ synthase, whose translation MKIVLAQLNYHIGNFESNAEKIINTINNAKEEGAELAVFSELAVCGYPSYDFLERKEFIEKCNEAITEIAKNCVGITAIVGAPEINPEPLGKNLYNAAYILSNGAIQQIVRKTLLPNYDVFDEYRYFQPNREFNLVEINGKKVALTICEDIWEDQPVANAFARDKLYTISPMDELMKQKPDFAINIAASPFSYTQVDVRQNIVRNKAKKYQIPFIYVNQVGANTELIFDGNSMAVNSTGDIIQATKAFEEDVISVNLDTIDADKGIEPEKKETIALIHDALVCGIRDYFAKMGFSKATLGLSGGIDSAVTVALAEKALGKENIRVLLLPSQYSSEHSIKDAVDLANNLQIEYNIVPIKEIFDTYNFIMGPLFEGKEEDVTEENMQARIRGTLLMALSNKFGHILLNTSNKSEAAVGYGTLYGDMNGGLSVLGDVYKTDVFKLARYINRNIEIIPENTIVKPPSAELRPDQKDSDSLPDYDVLDAILFKYIEKHESPADIINDGFDDATVKKAVRLVNMNEYKRFQTAPTLRVSGKAFGMGRRMPLVAKY comes from the coding sequence ATGAAGATTGTATTAGCGCAATTGAATTATCATATTGGAAATTTTGAATCCAATGCGGAAAAAATTATTAACACAATCAATAATGCGAAAGAAGAAGGTGCTGAATTGGCCGTTTTTTCAGAGTTAGCTGTTTGTGGATATCCATCGTATGATTTTTTAGAGCGAAAAGAGTTTATTGAAAAATGCAACGAAGCGATTACTGAAATTGCAAAAAACTGTGTGGGTATTACAGCCATTGTTGGTGCTCCGGAAATTAATCCTGAGCCATTAGGAAAAAACCTGTACAATGCAGCGTATATATTAAGTAATGGTGCTATTCAACAAATTGTTAGAAAAACGCTTTTACCCAATTACGATGTATTTGACGAGTACCGTTACTTTCAACCAAACAGAGAATTTAATTTAGTTGAGATTAATGGTAAAAAGGTTGCACTTACAATTTGTGAAGATATTTGGGAAGATCAGCCGGTAGCCAATGCTTTTGCCCGAGATAAATTATACACAATTTCGCCAATGGATGAGTTGATGAAGCAAAAACCCGATTTTGCTATCAATATTGCAGCTTCACCATTCTCATACACTCAGGTTGATGTTCGACAAAACATTGTGCGTAACAAGGCTAAAAAATATCAGATCCCTTTTATCTATGTCAACCAGGTGGGAGCCAATACTGAACTTATATTTGATGGGAATAGTATGGCTGTTAATTCTACCGGGGACATAATTCAGGCAACAAAAGCTTTTGAAGAAGATGTTATTTCAGTTAATCTTGATACGATTGATGCTGATAAAGGAATTGAACCAGAGAAAAAAGAAACCATTGCTCTAATCCACGATGCACTGGTATGTGGTATCCGCGATTATTTTGCAAAAATGGGATTTTCCAAAGCTACACTTGGTTTATCAGGAGGTATTGATTCGGCCGTAACCGTTGCTCTAGCCGAAAAAGCATTGGGTAAAGAAAACATCAGAGTATTACTTTTACCTTCACAATATTCGTCGGAGCACAGTATTAAAGATGCAGTTGATCTGGCAAACAATCTTCAGATAGAATACAACATTGTTCCCATCAAAGAGATATTTGATACTTATAACTTTATTATGGGGCCACTTTTCGAAGGAAAAGAAGAGGATGTTACCGAAGAAAATATGCAGGCTCGTATCCGTGGAACTTTATTAATGGCATTATCTAACAAATTTGGTCACATATTGCTAAATACTTCCAATAAAAGTGAAGCTGCCGTTGGATATGGCACATTGTATGGCGATATGAATGGTGGTTTATCTGTTTTAGGCGATGTTTATAAAACCGATGTTTTTAAACTGGCTCGATACATCAATCGTAATATTGAGATAATACCCGAAAATACCATTGTTAAACCACCTTCAGCCGAATTACGTCCCGATCAAAAAGACTCTGATTCATTACCCGATTACGATGTATTAGATGCGATCTTATTCAAATACATTGAAAAACACGAATCACCAGCCGATATTATTAACGATGGCTTTGATGATGCTACCGTAAAAAAAGCGGTACGTTTGGTAAATATGAATGAATATAAACGTTTCCAAACAGCTCCTACACTTCGTGTATCAGGTAAAGCATTTGGAATGGGAAGAAGAATGCCTTTGGTAGCAAAATATTAA